In the Topomyia yanbarensis strain Yona2022 chromosome 3, ASM3024719v1, whole genome shotgun sequence genome, one interval contains:
- the LOC131691048 gene encoding major facilitator superfamily domain-containing protein 8-like isoform X1, translating to MDFLKRCLIKRPTPEDLADGLETAAEYTARWNSIRIIYYTMFLISLGFSIILTGVWPYLDKLDPDAGKGFMGWIVSANPVGQMIFSPLVGLWSNKLGSIRLPLLFSLALFSIASGLYSTLELFTSHQKYWMLYSRFLIGVSSSSIAVCRSYLSAATKLKERTGAVSMVSLAQTLGFIVGPALQGVVTPLGDRGYPLLKNTLHLNMYTATGWINVLMGIMNFCLFLPCIFKERRIAAREAMVKQGVESEKETWKAIKPDYVSAWSLILAFFILVFNFVFLETLATPLTMDMFAWTKAEALYYMAWVMAVGAIVASATFVLIGPLCKKFPEPSVLLWGGFFLMVLGRAVYIPMGDSPPKLAILKNETLALEMHAESSIYSSNFTEVFSNLTRVDFEINPASAEDALTETDLLGCPPTQEWCKTTKGMTITQFLVGYAFTAVGYPIGVTLITTIFSKILGPRPQGTWMGLMTGSGCLSRAMGPVFLSTIYTKLGLYWTFGSTAVMMAGTMLWLWFVRERLTPSNYENPMSGQELLTLNRNKDPEKADPTEMEKLNSNRMHGDGKSSAVDNHS from the exons ATGGACTTCCTGAAGCGATGCCTGATCAAACGGCCGACACCGGAAGATTTGGCCGATGGACTGGAGACAGCAGCGGAGTATACAGCTCGATGGAACTCTATTCGGATCATCTACTACACGATGTTCTTGATCTCCCTCGGGTTTAGTATTATTTTGACCGGTGTTTGGCCCTATCTGGACAAG CTAGATCCCGACGCAGGTAAAGGGTTCATGGGTTGGATCGTTAGTGCCAACCCAGTGGGGCAGATGATCTTCAGTCCGCTAGTTGGTCTGTGGAGTAATAAGCTAGGCTCAATCCGATTGCCACTATTGTTTTCATTAGCGTTATTCTCGATTGCCAGTGGATTGTACTCTACCCTGGAGCTATTCACATCGCATCAAAAGTATTGGATGCTGTATTCACGCTTCTTGATCGGAGTTAGTTCTTCCAGTATTGCTGTGTGTCGATCGTATTTATCGGCAGCTACTAAATTAAAAGAGCGTACAGGAGCGGTATCGATGGTTTCCCTGGCACAGACCTTAGGGTTTATAGTTGGACCTGCGCTACAGGGAGTAGTTACACCGCTCGGTGATCGTGGATACCCACTGTTGAAGAATACTTTACATCTCAACATGTACACCGCTACCGGATGGATCAACGTGCTGATGGGTATCATGAACTTTTGCCTCTTTCTACCATGTATATTCAAAGAAAGACGTATCGCTGCTAGAGAAGCAATGGTTAAACAGGGCGTAGAAAGTGAGAAGGAAACCTGGAAAGCTATCAAACCCGATTATGTATCTGCGTGGTCATTAATTCTGGCCTTCTTCATACTTGTGTTCAATTTCGTGTTCTTAGAAAC ATTAGCGACCCCACTTACCATGGACATGTTTGCGTGGACCAAAGCAGAAGCTTTGTATTACATGGCTTGGGTTATGGCCGTGGGGGCGATTGTGGCCAGTGCTACCTTCGTTCTCATAGGACCATTGTGTAAAAAGTTCCCCGAGCCTAGTGTTTTGCTCTGGGGAGGGTTCTTTCTGATGGTTCTTGGTCGCGCAGTGTACATACCGATGGGTGATAGTCCTCCAAAGCTGGCGATTCTCAAAAACGAGACGTTAGCCCTGGAAATGCATGCTGAATCGAGTATTTATAGTTCTAATTTTACGGAGGTGTTTTCGAACCTAACACGCGTTGATTTCGAGATCAATCCCGCTAGTGCAGAAGATGCATTGACAGAAACGGATCTGTTGGGCTGTCCCCCTACCCAGGAGTGGTGTAAAACAACGAAGGGAATGACAATCACACAGTTTTTAGTGGGATATGCCTTCACGGCGGTCGGCTACCCTATTGGAGTGACGCTGATTACAACCATCTTCTCGAAGATTCTTGGACCAAGGCCACAGGGAACGTGGATGGGACTTATGACAGGGTCGGGGTGCTTGTCTCGAGCAATGGGACCGGTGTTTTTGTCCACGATTTACACCAAATTGGGACTGTATTGGACGTTTGGTTCTACGGCTGTTATGATGGCAGGGACCATGTTATGGTTGTGGTTCGTACG AGAACGATTAACGCCATCGAACTATGAAAATCCAATGTCTGGCCAGGAGCTGCTTACTTTAAACAGAAATAAGGATCCAGAAAAGGCGGATCCCACCGAAATGGAGAAGTTAAACAGCAATAGAATGCACGGGGATGGCAAATCGTCTGCTGTCGACAATCACAGTTGA
- the LOC131691048 gene encoding major facilitator superfamily domain-containing protein 8-like isoform X2, translated as MGWIVSANPVGQMIFSPLVGLWSNKLGSIRLPLLFSLALFSIASGLYSTLELFTSHQKYWMLYSRFLIGVSSSSIAVCRSYLSAATKLKERTGAVSMVSLAQTLGFIVGPALQGVVTPLGDRGYPLLKNTLHLNMYTATGWINVLMGIMNFCLFLPCIFKERRIAAREAMVKQGVESEKETWKAIKPDYVSAWSLILAFFILVFNFVFLETLATPLTMDMFAWTKAEALYYMAWVMAVGAIVASATFVLIGPLCKKFPEPSVLLWGGFFLMVLGRAVYIPMGDSPPKLAILKNETLALEMHAESSIYSSNFTEVFSNLTRVDFEINPASAEDALTETDLLGCPPTQEWCKTTKGMTITQFLVGYAFTAVGYPIGVTLITTIFSKILGPRPQGTWMGLMTGSGCLSRAMGPVFLSTIYTKLGLYWTFGSTAVMMAGTMLWLWFVRERLTPSNYENPMSGQELLTLNRNKDPEKADPTEMEKLNSNRMHGDGKSSAVDNHS; from the exons ATGGGTTGGATCGTTAGTGCCAACCCAGTGGGGCAGATGATCTTCAGTCCGCTAGTTGGTCTGTGGAGTAATAAGCTAGGCTCAATCCGATTGCCACTATTGTTTTCATTAGCGTTATTCTCGATTGCCAGTGGATTGTACTCTACCCTGGAGCTATTCACATCGCATCAAAAGTATTGGATGCTGTATTCACGCTTCTTGATCGGAGTTAGTTCTTCCAGTATTGCTGTGTGTCGATCGTATTTATCGGCAGCTACTAAATTAAAAGAGCGTACAGGAGCGGTATCGATGGTTTCCCTGGCACAGACCTTAGGGTTTATAGTTGGACCTGCGCTACAGGGAGTAGTTACACCGCTCGGTGATCGTGGATACCCACTGTTGAAGAATACTTTACATCTCAACATGTACACCGCTACCGGATGGATCAACGTGCTGATGGGTATCATGAACTTTTGCCTCTTTCTACCATGTATATTCAAAGAAAGACGTATCGCTGCTAGAGAAGCAATGGTTAAACAGGGCGTAGAAAGTGAGAAGGAAACCTGGAAAGCTATCAAACCCGATTATGTATCTGCGTGGTCATTAATTCTGGCCTTCTTCATACTTGTGTTCAATTTCGTGTTCTTAGAAAC ATTAGCGACCCCACTTACCATGGACATGTTTGCGTGGACCAAAGCAGAAGCTTTGTATTACATGGCTTGGGTTATGGCCGTGGGGGCGATTGTGGCCAGTGCTACCTTCGTTCTCATAGGACCATTGTGTAAAAAGTTCCCCGAGCCTAGTGTTTTGCTCTGGGGAGGGTTCTTTCTGATGGTTCTTGGTCGCGCAGTGTACATACCGATGGGTGATAGTCCTCCAAAGCTGGCGATTCTCAAAAACGAGACGTTAGCCCTGGAAATGCATGCTGAATCGAGTATTTATAGTTCTAATTTTACGGAGGTGTTTTCGAACCTAACACGCGTTGATTTCGAGATCAATCCCGCTAGTGCAGAAGATGCATTGACAGAAACGGATCTGTTGGGCTGTCCCCCTACCCAGGAGTGGTGTAAAACAACGAAGGGAATGACAATCACACAGTTTTTAGTGGGATATGCCTTCACGGCGGTCGGCTACCCTATTGGAGTGACGCTGATTACAACCATCTTCTCGAAGATTCTTGGACCAAGGCCACAGGGAACGTGGATGGGACTTATGACAGGGTCGGGGTGCTTGTCTCGAGCAATGGGACCGGTGTTTTTGTCCACGATTTACACCAAATTGGGACTGTATTGGACGTTTGGTTCTACGGCTGTTATGATGGCAGGGACCATGTTATGGTTGTGGTTCGTACG AGAACGATTAACGCCATCGAACTATGAAAATCCAATGTCTGGCCAGGAGCTGCTTACTTTAAACAGAAATAAGGATCCAGAAAAGGCGGATCCCACCGAAATGGAGAAGTTAAACAGCAATAGAATGCACGGGGATGGCAAATCGTCTGCTGTCGACAATCACAGTTGA